One Vicugna pacos chromosome X, VicPac4, whole genome shotgun sequence DNA window includes the following coding sequences:
- the SPRY3 gene encoding protein sprouty homolog 3 — MDATVTDDFQQILPIEQLRSTHASNDYVDRPPVPCKQALSSPSLIVQTHKSDWSLATMPTALPRSLSQCHQLQPLPQHLSQSSIASSMSHSTTASDQRLLASITPSPSGQSIIRTQPGTGAHPKADGALKGEAEQSAVHSSEHLFICEECGRCKCVLCTAARTLPSCWLCNQRCLCSAESLLDYGTCLCCVKGLFYHCSTDDEDNCADEPCSCGPGSCFVRWAAMSLISLFLPCLCCYLPTRGCLHLCQQGYDSLRRPGCRCKSHTNTVCRKISSGSAPFSKAQEKSV; from the coding sequence ATGGATGCCACAGTGACAGACGATTTCCAACAAATTCTGCCTATTGAACAGCTGCGCTCTACTCATGCTAGCAATGATTATGTGGACCGTCCTCCTGTCCCCTGTAAACAGgccctctccagcccctcccttaTCGTGCAAACCCACAAATCTGATTGGTCCCTGGCTACAATGCCTACTGCTCTCCCCCGCAGTCTCAGCCAGTGCCATCAACTGCAGCCTTTGCCTCAGCACCTGAGCCAATCTAGCATTGCCAGCTCAATGTCCCATAGCACCACTGCCTCTGATCAAAGGCTCTTGGCCAGCATTACGCCCTCACCCTCAGGCCAGTCCATCATCCGAACCCAGCCTGGAACAGGAGCCCACCCAAAGGCTGATGGTGCTCTGAAGGGAGAAGCTGAGCAATCTGCAGTGCATTCCAGTGAGCACCTTTTCATCTGCGAGGAATGTGGGCGCTGCAAATGTGTCCTCTGCACGGCAGCTCGCACTCTCCCTTCCTGCTGGCTGTGCAACCAGCGTTGCCTTTGCTCTGCTGAGAGCCTCCTCGATTATGGCACTTGTCTCTGCTGTGTTAAGGGCCTCTTCTACCACTGTTCCACTGATGATGAAGACAACTGCGCCGATGAGCCCTGCTCCTGTGGGCCTGGCTCTTGCTTCGTCCGCTGGGCAGCCATGAGCCTCATCTCCCTCTTTTTACCCTGCCTGTGCTGCTACCTGCCTACCCGTGGATGCCTCCATCTGTGCCAACAGGGCTATGACAGCCTCAGGCGACCAGGCTGCCGCTGTAAAAGTCATACCAACACTGTGTGCAGAAAAATCTCTTCTGGTAGTGCACCCTTCTCTAAGGCCCAGGAGAAGTCTGTATGA